One genomic window of Cannabis sativa cultivar Pink pepper isolate KNU-18-1 chromosome 2, ASM2916894v1, whole genome shotgun sequence includes the following:
- the LOC115719565 gene encoding protein SOSEKI 5 produces the protein MAVNARGQTIQLQNQKRWKNRATSPERNMVWTEPKLKPNTEKKVPVVYYLARNGQLEHPHFMEVILSSPEGLFLRDVINRLNDLRGKGMATLYSWSSKRSYRNGFVWHDLSENDLIYPAHGHEYVLKGSELLLDPAAYDPKVLESASSRSLRPPPATQNSSGDSDFPVVVRRRNQSWSAIDLHEYKVYKAESIGESIGKAAADASTQTDDKRRRRRQAIREEDETAVEPEEKGQRQMYESQSTELSREEISPPPSDSSPETLESLLKADGRLILGSNGVNEEDGCPNRTSENCGGGKAKASSVLMQLLSCGSVSFKDCGPTLVKDHGMSLIGQYKARLPRGSGNPVGTRSEQSNFSRVKLEEKEYFSGSLVETKKVEVPALQRSTSYNADRSSRLELAEEEVGGVRAKCIPRKSRTLATKKETASITTSTSCDNGSNNSSERGSKRFEFRP, from the exons ATGGCGGTCAATGCCAGAGGACAAACTATACAGCTCCAAAATCAGAAGAGATGGAAAAACAGAGCAACCAGTCCCGAGCGGAATATGGTTTGGACTGAACCAAAGCTCAAACCTAATACAGAGAAAAAAGTACCAGTTGTTTACTATTTGGCTAGAAATGGTCAGCTGGAGCACCCTCATTTCATGGAGGTCATTCTTTCTTCACCTGAAGGACTCTTCCTCAGag ACGTTATCAACCGCTTAAATGATCTCCGAGGCAAAGGCATGGCCACCTTGTACTCCTGGTCTTCTAAACG GAGTTACAGAAATGGATTCGTGTGGCACGATTTATCAGAGAACGATCTCATATACCCTGCACACGGCCATGAATACGTTCTCAAAGGCTCAGAGCTTCTTCTCGACCCGGCAGCCTACGATCCTAAAGTTCTCGAATCAGCTTCTTCTCGGTCTCTCCGGCCTCCGCCGGCAACTCAAAATTCCAGCGGAGATTCTGATTTTCCGGTGGTTGTACGTCGGAGAAACCAGTCGTGGAGCGCGATTGACCTCCACGAGTATAAAGTTTACAAGGCCGAGTCCATCGGCGAGTCTATCGGTAAAGCCGCCGCAGACGCGTCTACTCAGACCGACGACAAGAGACGTCGGCGGCGACAAGCGATTAGGGAAGAGGACGAGACGGCGGTTGAACCGGAGGAGAAAGGTCAACGCCAAATGTACGAAAGTCAAAGCACGGAGCTGAGCAGGGAGGAGATTTCACCTCCGCCGTCCGATTCGAGTCCCGAAACGCTGGAGTCTCTGTTGAAAGCTGATGGACGGCTGATACTCGGCAGTAACGGAGTGAACGAGGAGGATGGTTGCCCGAACCGGACGTCCGAGAATTGTGGGGGTGGAAAAGCTAAGGCCTCGTCGGTTCTAATGCAGTTGCTATCGTGCGGTTCGGTCTCGTTCAAGGACTGTGGTCCCACTTTGGTGAAGGATCATGGGATGTCGTTGATTGGTCAATACAAGGCTAGGCTGCCACGCGGTTCAGGGAATCCAGTGGGGACTCGTTCGGAACAGTCTAATTTTTCTAGGGTCAAATTGGAAGAGAAGGAATATTTTAGCGGCAGCCTTGTGGAGACAAAGAAAGTAGAGGTTCCTGCTTTACAAAGGTCTACTTCGTACAATGCAGATCG GAGTTCGAGGTTGGAATTGGCCGAAGAAGAAGTTGGAGGAGTTCGAGCCAAATGCATACCGAGGAAATCAAGGACATTGGCAACCAAAAAAGAGACCGCCAGCATCACCACTAGTACCTCTTGTGACAATGGCAGTAATAATAGTAGCGAACGAGGCAGCAAAAGATTTGAGTTTCGTCCAT